The proteins below come from a single Chitinophaga pinensis DSM 2588 genomic window:
- a CDS encoding acyltransferase family protein → MNNNALPTKPHYQVLDGLRGVAAIIVVWFHLCEPHATSHLTQWINHGYLAVDFFFLLSGYVIGYAYDDRWDKLTIGTFLRRRFERLQPLVILGMTLGAIGFYFTESAIWPLIHTVPVWKMLLVMVIGYTILPVPLSMDIRGWQEMHPLNSVGWSLFFEYIANILYALGVRKFPNWALSILVSLAAAALVYFAVTNANGDVTGGWTLTVEQVKVGMTRVMYPFFAGLLLSRIGKPVHIKNAFLWCTILVAAILFMPRIGGADHLWMNGLYESACIILVFPLIVLIGAGAKVTGNREYKICKLLGDISYPLYMTHYTLVYFYVGWVSDHKGITMAASWPYALATFLGAIAVAYASLKLFDEPVRAWLRKKLK, encoded by the coding sequence ATGAACAACAACGCCCTTCCTACTAAACCTCATTACCAGGTATTAGACGGATTACGAGGTGTGGCTGCGATCATAGTTGTATGGTTCCACCTTTGTGAGCCACATGCCACGAGTCACCTTACCCAATGGATCAATCACGGTTATCTTGCTGTCGACTTTTTCTTTCTGCTCTCCGGTTATGTTATCGGCTACGCATACGATGACAGATGGGATAAACTTACAATAGGCACATTTTTAAGACGTCGGTTTGAGCGGCTGCAGCCGCTGGTTATTCTCGGTATGACGCTGGGCGCGATAGGCTTCTATTTTACGGAATCTGCTATATGGCCATTGATCCATACGGTGCCTGTATGGAAAATGCTGCTTGTGATGGTGATAGGGTATACCATATTGCCGGTTCCATTGTCTATGGACATACGTGGCTGGCAGGAGATGCATCCCTTAAACAGCGTGGGATGGTCTTTATTTTTTGAATACATCGCCAATATTTTATACGCATTAGGGGTCAGAAAATTCCCCAATTGGGCTTTATCTATCCTGGTGAGTTTAGCGGCGGCGGCGCTGGTATATTTTGCTGTCACCAATGCCAATGGTGATGTAACCGGTGGCTGGACATTAACAGTAGAACAGGTGAAAGTAGGGATGACGCGGGTAATGTATCCATTTTTTGCAGGACTATTACTGTCAAGGATAGGAAAACCGGTACATATCAAAAATGCTTTTCTATGGTGTACAATATTGGTAGCTGCTATACTGTTTATGCCTCGTATCGGCGGCGCTGATCATTTATGGATGAATGGTCTGTACGAATCAGCATGTATCATTCTGGTGTTCCCTTTAATAGTGCTGATCGGAGCCGGAGCGAAGGTGACTGGCAACAGGGAATATAAGATCTGCAAATTACTGGGAGATATATCATATCCGTTGTACATGACCCATTATACACTGGTTTATTTCTATGTGGGATGGGTGAGTGACCACAAAGGTATAACAATGGCAGCGTCCTGGCCATATGCGTTAGCGACCTTTTTAGGGGCGATCGCAGTCGCATATGCGAGTTTGAAACTATTTGATGAACCGGTACGAGCCTGGCTGCGTAAGAAGTTAAAATAA
- a CDS encoding glutaminase family protein, whose translation MIKFNRLRGLSVLACLFYTSQIQAQERIAPAYPLITHNPNFSIWSNTDQLNNSTTTHWTGADHSLLGMISVDGKVYRFLGKEVTKYKTILAAADEMPYEVSYTETQPDASWTSQDYKTTNWKSGPAPFGDDEKNVKTLWKSDNIWVRRNFTVKNVAGINDLLLKLNHDDNVEVFLNGSKIYETTGWTSNFKYLPVNKSMLKVGQNTIAIHLANSAGGRYLDFGLVDKQKSALGENQVAQQTKVDIAATQTTYEFTAGNIDLELKFTSPLLLNDLKLLSRPVSYITYGVKANDGKQHAVKVFLGASSDIAVYQPSQLVAAKRYDAGNLSVLKVGTKDQPVLEKGADDMRIDWGYFYVAAQKNKGTIQYITKGADAVETFKKGVTASSATEGKSLSLNTVIPFGTVGSNKVERFVELGYDEIYAVQYFNNNLRPWWNAAGNETMEGQLISADNEYNAVMQRCGDFDKEVYATALKSGGEEYAHICVLAYRQSIAAHTLVKSPDGELLWLSKENNSGGFINTVDVTYPSAPLYLIYNPELMQGMLTGIFHFSETGKYPHPWAAHDLGTYPKANGQTYGEPMPVEESGNMIILCAAITKAQKNTDYAKKHWQTLTTWVDYLTKEGLDPKTQLCTDDFAGHLARNANLSVKAIVAIGCYAQMAEQLGEQESAKKYRAIAESMVPKWIEMADAGDHYALTFDNKNTWSQKYNLIWDKVLNLNLFPQKVYDTETKYYLTKGNKFGIPLDSRKSYTKNDWIVWTATFAPEKEQFEALIKPLYIHALETPSRVPLNDFYDSETGIRENFKARSVVGGFYMKVLADKLHIN comes from the coding sequence ATGATCAAGTTCAACAGATTAAGAGGTCTCAGCGTACTTGCTTGTTTATTTTACACTTCTCAGATTCAGGCACAGGAAAGAATAGCGCCTGCGTATCCACTGATTACTCACAATCCAAACTTTAGTATCTGGTCAAATACAGATCAGTTAAACAATTCGACAACGACGCACTGGACGGGAGCGGATCATTCGTTGTTGGGGATGATCAGTGTAGATGGAAAGGTCTATCGTTTTTTGGGGAAAGAGGTAACAAAATATAAGACGATATTGGCTGCGGCTGATGAAATGCCTTATGAGGTAAGTTATACAGAAACCCAGCCTGATGCAAGCTGGACTTCACAGGATTACAAGACGACCAACTGGAAGTCTGGTCCGGCGCCATTTGGCGATGATGAAAAGAATGTGAAAACATTGTGGAAGTCCGATAACATTTGGGTTAGGAGGAATTTCACAGTGAAGAATGTGGCCGGTATCAATGATTTGCTGTTAAAGCTCAATCATGATGATAATGTCGAAGTATTCCTTAATGGCAGCAAGATTTATGAAACAACCGGCTGGACGAGTAATTTCAAATACCTGCCCGTTAATAAAAGCATGCTGAAAGTAGGTCAAAATACCATTGCCATTCATCTTGCGAATAGTGCCGGAGGACGTTACCTGGATTTCGGTTTGGTAGATAAACAAAAGAGCGCTTTAGGTGAAAACCAGGTTGCACAACAAACAAAAGTAGATATTGCTGCAACACAAACCACCTATGAGTTTACCGCCGGTAATATCGATCTGGAACTCAAATTCACTTCACCGCTTTTGCTGAATGATCTGAAATTGTTATCCCGGCCCGTATCCTACATTACCTATGGAGTGAAAGCAAATGATGGGAAGCAACATGCTGTAAAAGTCTTCTTAGGCGCATCATCTGACATTGCGGTGTATCAGCCTTCTCAGCTGGTTGCTGCAAAACGTTATGATGCAGGTAACCTGTCTGTTTTAAAGGTAGGTACCAAAGATCAGCCCGTACTTGAAAAGGGCGCTGATGATATGCGTATCGACTGGGGATACTTTTATGTAGCTGCTCAGAAGAATAAGGGGACCATCCAGTATATTACAAAAGGTGCTGATGCGGTAGAGACCTTTAAAAAAGGTGTAACGGCATCATCCGCTACAGAAGGAAAATCATTATCACTGAACACAGTTATTCCTTTTGGTACTGTCGGCAGTAATAAAGTAGAACGTTTTGTTGAACTCGGGTACGACGAGATCTATGCTGTTCAGTATTTCAATAATAACTTAAGACCCTGGTGGAACGCTGCCGGCAACGAAACCATGGAAGGGCAGCTGATCAGTGCTGACAATGAATATAACGCTGTCATGCAAAGATGTGGTGATTTTGATAAAGAAGTATATGCTACGGCCCTGAAATCAGGTGGTGAGGAATATGCGCATATCTGTGTATTAGCTTATCGTCAGAGTATTGCAGCACATACCCTGGTTAAAAGTCCGGACGGTGAATTACTGTGGTTGTCAAAAGAAAATAATAGTGGTGGTTTCATTAATACGGTGGATGTAACATATCCTTCTGCACCGCTTTATCTCATTTATAACCCGGAACTGATGCAGGGTATGCTAACAGGTATATTCCACTTCAGTGAGACCGGTAAATATCCACATCCATGGGCTGCACATGACCTGGGAACATATCCCAAAGCAAATGGTCAGACTTACGGCGAACCTATGCCGGTGGAAGAGTCAGGTAACATGATCATTTTATGTGCTGCTATCACTAAAGCACAGAAAAATACAGACTACGCTAAAAAACATTGGCAAACGCTGACCACCTGGGTGGATTATCTGACCAAAGAAGGTCTGGATCCTAAAACACAGCTATGTACAGATGATTTCGCAGGTCATCTTGCACGTAATGCCAATTTATCTGTTAAAGCAATTGTTGCGATTGGCTGTTATGCACAAATGGCGGAACAACTGGGCGAGCAGGAATCAGCGAAGAAATACCGTGCTATTGCTGAAAGCATGGTGCCAAAATGGATAGAGATGGCGGACGCCGGAGATCACTATGCGCTGACATTCGACAATAAAAATACCTGGAGCCAGAAATACAATTTGATATGGGACAAAGTATTAAATCTCAATTTGTTCCCGCAAAAGGTTTATGACACAGAGACAAAGTACTATCTCACAAAAGGTAATAAATTTGGTATACCACTGGATAGCCGTAAATCCTATACCAAGAATGACTGGATTGTATGGACAGCCACTTTTGCTCCGGAGAAAGAGCAGTTTGAAGCATTGATCAAACCGCTTTATATACATGCATTAGAGACGCCATCCCGTGTACCGCTCAATGATTTCTACGATTCAGAAACAGGTATCCGTGAAAACTTCAAAGCAAGAAGTGTTGTAGGCGGATTCTACATGAAAGTCTTGGCTGACAAATTACATATTAACTAA